A genomic region of Thermodesulfatator atlanticus DSM 21156 contains the following coding sequences:
- a CDS encoding sigma-54-dependent transcriptional regulator gives MNEKILVIDDEESILASLADILEDEGYQVITAKTAQNGLEEIKKDTPDLLILDVWLPDLDGLKLLKSLRKDYPELPVIVISGHGTVETAVRAIKLGAFDFLEKPLSYDRVVVTVANALKFRALKQEYISLKKSLSGPRITGKSQAIRQLQEALEKVAQTDATVLITGESGVGKEVAARTVHALSRRKDGPFVAVNCAAIPEELIESELFGHERGAFTGALSAKKGKFDLANGGTIFLDEIGDMSLSAQAKVLRVLQEKCFERVGGTRTINVDVRVIAATNKDLKKEIAAGKFREDLYYRLNVVPIHIPPLRERPEDIPLLVEEFLEEFAKHSGLGRKKISEEALAALKQYHWPGNIRELRNLIERLVIMSRGNIITLDDLPQEFQRPSQTPPPEEPWFKCDDFKTARHLFEREFLRRKLAEYNGNISQTAEAIGLERSYLHRKLKSLGLAGEN, from the coding sequence ATGAACGAAAAAATTCTGGTTATAGACGACGAAGAATCTATCCTGGCTAGTCTTGCTGACATTTTAGAAGACGAAGGGTATCAGGTAATAACCGCAAAAACAGCCCAAAATGGCCTTGAAGAAATCAAAAAAGACACCCCTGACTTGCTTATCCTTGATGTCTGGTTACCAGATCTTGACGGGCTTAAACTTTTAAAAAGCCTGCGTAAAGATTATCCAGAGCTTCCTGTTATCGTCATATCAGGCCACGGGACCGTTGAAACAGCGGTCAGGGCGATAAAGCTCGGTGCTTTTGATTTTCTAGAAAAACCTCTTTCTTACGACAGGGTAGTTGTTACCGTTGCCAACGCCTTAAAATTCCGTGCCTTAAAGCAGGAATACATCTCCCTTAAAAAAAGCCTTTCCGGCCCAAGAATCACTGGAAAAAGCCAGGCCATCAGGCAACTCCAGGAAGCCTTGGAAAAGGTAGCCCAAACAGACGCCACGGTGCTAATTACCGGAGAATCTGGTGTGGGCAAAGAAGTTGCAGCTCGCACGGTACATGCCCTTTCCCGTCGCAAAGACGGCCCTTTTGTGGCGGTGAATTGTGCTGCTATCCCAGAAGAGTTAATTGAATCAGAGCTATTTGGCCACGAGCGCGGGGCTTTTACCGGTGCGCTCTCTGCCAAAAAGGGCAAGTTCGACCTGGCTAACGGCGGAACAATTTTCCTCGATGAAATTGGCGATATGAGTCTTTCAGCCCAGGCCAAGGTGCTACGTGTTCTTCAGGAGAAGTGTTTTGAAAGGGTAGGAGGCACCAGGACTATTAATGTTGACGTACGCGTGATTGCGGCCACCAACAAAGACCTTAAAAAAGAAATAGCAGCAGGCAAGTTCCGTGAAGACCTTTATTATCGCTTAAACGTAGTCCCCATTCACATTCCTCCTTTAAGGGAACGCCCAGAAGACATCCCTCTTTTAGTAGAGGAATTTTTAGAAGAATTCGCCAAACATTCAGGCCTTGGGCGCAAAAAAATATCCGAAGAAGCCTTGGCCGCTCTTAAGCAATACCATTGGCCTGGGAATATTCGCGAATTGCGCAATCTTATTGAGCGGCTGGTTATCATGAGCCGCGGCAACATCATCACCCTTGACGACCTTCCCCAGGAATTCCAAAGGCCAAGCCAAACCCCGCCTCCTGAAGAGCCCTGGTTTAAATGTGATGATTTCAAAACAGCGCGCCATCTTTTCGAGCGGGAATTCTTAAGGCGTAAACTTGCGGAATACAATGGCAATATTTCCCAAACAGCAGAAGCCATAGGGCTTGAAAGAAGCTATCTTCACCGTAAACTCAAGAGCTTAGGCCTTGCAGGAGAAAATTAA
- a CDS encoding methylenetetrahydrofolate reductase C-terminal domain-containing protein produces MARSFRESLNDKETFTFTYELVPGRSTRLRQFERIINFARAAAEDGRLHGLTITENAGGHPALSPAVLGREILEIGLEPILHFTCKDKNRNQIESSLFARDRESLHNLLVMTGDFPRYGFMGKAKPVFDLDVVHLLKLITEMEKGIELPPEAPGGGVKLPPMPFFKGCVVTPFKRFEAELMPQYYKLHKKIRAGAQYVITQVGFDARKFHELLLYMKDEGLNVPLIGGVFVMDVRMARLFNKGIIPGIYVTNDYLAHIEIESKKIGDHYKAALLRAAKLIAILRGIGYDGVHICGAKVNYDDIAFLLDKAEEFYPRWQEFLPEFHNAHPDTFYLYRKDPTTGLNTNERIETAESARAPLMFHINLKVHDLFFEPGKGFYNQAVKFARKISGTRYEKWFTKFEYTAKELLFDCQRCGDCFLGEMAYLCPQRGCAKNILNGPCGGSQNGYCEVYPDKICHYVKVYERLKAVGKRHLLREEFVPPRDWSLTGTSSWLNFWLGKDHHRHNKAGKNQEKDSPK; encoded by the coding sequence ATGGCGCGTTCTTTTCGAGAAAGTCTCAATGACAAAGAAACGTTTACTTTTACTTACGAACTGGTCCCCGGGAGAAGCACACGCCTAAGACAGTTCGAAAGGATTATTAACTTTGCCCGAGCTGCCGCCGAAGACGGCCGCCTGCATGGCCTAACCATTACGGAAAATGCCGGCGGCCACCCGGCCCTTTCTCCGGCGGTGTTAGGAAGAGAAATCCTTGAAATCGGCCTTGAGCCCATTTTGCACTTCACCTGTAAAGACAAAAATCGCAACCAGATAGAAAGCTCTCTTTTTGCCCGAGACCGAGAAAGCCTGCACAACCTCCTGGTTATGACAGGAGACTTTCCCCGTTACGGCTTTATGGGAAAGGCCAAGCCAGTCTTTGACCTTGACGTAGTCCATCTTTTAAAGCTCATTACTGAAATGGAAAAAGGCATTGAGCTTCCCCCTGAAGCACCAGGGGGAGGTGTGAAGCTCCCTCCCATGCCCTTTTTCAAGGGATGCGTGGTGACCCCTTTTAAACGCTTTGAAGCAGAGCTTATGCCCCAGTACTACAAGCTTCACAAGAAAATCCGGGCAGGGGCACAATATGTTATCACCCAGGTTGGCTTTGACGCCCGTAAATTCCACGAACTCTTGCTTTACATGAAAGACGAAGGATTGAACGTACCGTTGATCGGGGGCGTGTTTGTGATGGATGTGCGCATGGCACGCCTCTTTAACAAAGGGATTATTCCCGGGATATACGTTACGAATGACTATCTGGCCCACATCGAAATAGAAAGCAAAAAAATAGGCGACCATTACAAGGCTGCCCTGCTTAGGGCCGCTAAACTTATCGCCATTTTGCGAGGGATAGGATACGACGGAGTCCATATTTGTGGTGCCAAAGTAAACTACGACGACATAGCCTTTTTATTAGACAAGGCTGAAGAGTTTTACCCTAGGTGGCAAGAATTTTTACCCGAATTTCATAATGCCCATCCTGATACCTTTTATCTTTATCGCAAAGACCCAACTACCGGCCTTAACACCAACGAACGGATTGAGACTGCTGAGTCAGCAAGGGCTCCTCTCATGTTTCATATTAATCTTAAAGTGCATGATCTTTTCTTCGAACCTGGCAAAGGGTTTTATAATCAGGCGGTTAAGTTTGCCCGAAAAATCTCAGGCACCCGTTATGAAAAATGGTTTACCAAGTTCGAGTACACGGCCAAAGAGTTGCTTTTTGATTGTCAGCGTTGTGGGGACTGCTTTTTAGGAGAAATGGCCTATCTTTGTCCTCAAAGAGGTTGCGCTAAAAACATCCTAAATGGCCCCTGTGGTGGTAGCCAAAACGGCTACTGTGAAGTATATCCCGACAAAATATGCCACTACGTAAAGGTTTATGAACGGCTAAAAGCTGTTGGCAAGCGACATCTATTGCGTGAAGAATTTGTCCCCCCCAGGGACTGGAGCCTTACCGGGACTTCTTCCTGGCTCAATTTCTGGCTTGGAAAAGACCATCACCGCCACAATAAGGCGGGAAAAAATCAAGAAAAAGACTCTCCTAAGTAG
- the sat gene encoding sulfate adenylyltransferase has translation MSRFLIQRPLPHGGRLVERVVTDKEAAKKMIKGCPSYDIKPTLHYETGVPVRNVYREIMSICYGFFSPVEGSMKQAEVERILKERRLLNEWIFPYPLVFDISEEDYKKLGVGAGDRLVLNLKGKPFAILDIEEVWRIDNPEELAHLTFGTPERNPEVVKEPFNKKHPGWVIYRSLQPVVLAGKYTIINEPKMRPPFDRFWFPPRKSREEFDRRGWRTVINHQTRNVPHVGHEFLMKCAAFTGDVEPCHGILVNAVIGVKRRGDYPDEAIVEGHEAVNKGGYIKPERHLPTIVLWDMRYGNPLESLLHGIIRQNMGCTHHMFGRDHAAVGEYYDKWATQILWTKGIPSFGFPAPPTDVPYGLDIRPQNMREFSYCPTCKEMAYSETCGHKREKLSGSFLRGMVAEGVQPPSIIMRPEVYKVIVKWWKHFGYPFCNEKYVVNKEKELEVDLEDL, from the coding sequence ATGTCGAGGTTTTTGATTCAACGTCCCTTGCCTCATGGAGGCAGATTAGTAGAGAGGGTAGTCACTGACAAAGAAGCTGCCAAAAAGATGATTAAGGGCTGTCCCTCTTACGACATTAAGCCTACCCTTCACTATGAGACAGGGGTACCGGTACGCAACGTGTACCGTGAAATCATGTCTATTTGTTACGGTTTCTTTAGCCCTGTTGAGGGCTCCATGAAGCAGGCCGAGGTAGAAAGAATTCTTAAAGAACGTCGTCTTTTGAACGAATGGATTTTCCCTTATCCGCTGGTTTTTGATATCAGCGAAGAAGATTACAAGAAACTTGGTGTTGGTGCGGGTGATCGTCTTGTCCTCAACCTAAAAGGCAAGCCTTTTGCTATTCTTGATATCGAAGAAGTATGGCGTATTGACAATCCTGAAGAACTTGCGCACCTCACCTTTGGTACCCCTGAGCGCAACCCCGAAGTAGTCAAAGAGCCTTTTAACAAAAAACACCCCGGTTGGGTTATCTATCGCAGCCTTCAGCCGGTAGTGCTTGCAGGTAAATACACCATCATCAACGAGCCCAAGATGAGGCCTCCTTTTGATCGTTTCTGGTTCCCGCCTCGCAAGAGCCGTGAAGAATTCGATCGTCGTGGCTGGCGCACGGTTATTAACCACCAGACCCGTAACGTGCCTCACGTTGGCCACGAGTTCTTGATGAAGTGTGCGGCTTTCACCGGCGACGTGGAGCCCTGCCATGGTATCCTTGTTAATGCCGTCATCGGTGTTAAGCGCCGTGGTGACTATCCTGACGAAGCCATCGTAGAGGGCCACGAGGCGGTTAACAAGGGTGGCTATATCAAGCCTGAGCGTCATCTGCCCACTATCGTTCTTTGGGATATGCGCTATGGTAACCCGCTTGAGTCCTTGCTCCACGGTATCATCCGTCAGAACATGGGCTGCACGCACCACATGTTCGGGCGTGACCACGCCGCTGTTGGTGAATACTACGACAAGTGGGCAACCCAGATCCTCTGGACCAAGGGTATCCCAAGCTTTGGTTTCCCTGCTCCTCCAACTGACGTGCCTTACGGCCTTGATATTAGGCCTCAGAATATGCGTGAGTTCTCTTACTGCCCGACCTGTAAAGAAATGGCTTACTCTGAGACCTGTGGTCACAAGCGCGAAAAACTCTCTGGAAGCTTCTTGCGCGGCATGGTAGCAGAAGGTGTTCAGCCTCCTAGCATTATCATGCGTCCTGAGGTTTACAAAGTAATCGTTAAATGGTGGAAGCACTTCGGCTATCCGTTCTGCAACGAAAAATACGTGGTCAACAAGGAAAAAGAACTTGAAGTAGATCTCGAAGATCTTTAA
- a CDS encoding flavodoxin family protein — MSVSVLGILGSPHQFGGTGQLLRCALKGALLEGAKTDLTCLYDGEITPCKGCIQEEEPNCKFPCIFDDFGKEVLIKIHQADVIIFGTPIYWYAPSGVMKNLIDRMTCLENMVAYGEPSYMEGKVVGAITVGADAGLTMAGGYLLTVLNAMGAIVPPWAHAYSRNADKAIYDDRAVMDAINVGLLACGLAARLKGLSGTLTYQDNKNLLEKIRTKILAEKEVYEREHGETNL, encoded by the coding sequence ATGTCTGTTTCAGTACTAGGAATTCTAGGCTCTCCGCATCAATTTGGCGGAACCGGCCAGCTTTTGCGTTGTGCTTTAAAAGGTGCTCTTTTAGAAGGTGCAAAGACTGATCTTACCTGTCTTTACGATGGAGAGATAACTCCTTGTAAGGGCTGTATCCAGGAAGAAGAACCTAATTGCAAATTTCCTTGTATTTTTGACGACTTTGGCAAAGAGGTGCTCATAAAGATACACCAGGCTGACGTAATTATTTTCGGCACCCCTATTTATTGGTACGCCCCTTCAGGGGTTATGAAAAACCTCATTGACCGCATGACCTGCCTTGAAAACATGGTGGCTTATGGAGAACCAAGTTACATGGAAGGCAAGGTAGTAGGCGCCATAACCGTGGGGGCCGATGCCGGGCTTACCATGGCAGGGGGGTATCTTCTTACGGTGCTTAATGCCATGGGTGCTATCGTGCCGCCCTGGGCCCACGCATACTCTCGCAACGCGGACAAAGCTATATATGACGACCGCGCGGTGATGGATGCTATTAACGTTGGTTTGCTGGCATGTGGCCTGGCAGCAAGGCTTAAAGGTCTTTCTGGAACCCTTACTTACCAGGACAACAAAAACCTGCTTGAAAAAATTCGTACCAAAATTTTAGCAGAAAAGGAGGTGTACGAAAGAGAACATGGAGAGACCAACCTCTGA
- a CDS encoding ABC transporter ATP-binding protein → MQKALLKVENLSKKFRGVLALKDVSFSLAKGEFLGLIGPNGAGKTTIINIISGFIRPDTGKILFNGEDITGFSPEKVARLGVLRTFQHVQIFKDLTVLENVLLGFSRHLKRRLWHDLFSLSLARKEEAAFHEEAFNILELCGLKDKSGFPSHTLPYGEQRRVVLARALAAKPELLLLDEPAAGLSATENKELVSLLKKLKAKGQSLLIVDHDVELIWELCDRVIVLAFGEIIAEGPPAHVRQNPRVIEAYLGESFS, encoded by the coding sequence GTGCAAAAAGCCCTTCTTAAAGTAGAGAACTTAAGTAAAAAATTTCGCGGGGTTTTGGCCCTAAAAGACGTTTCTTTTTCTCTGGCCAAAGGAGAATTCCTCGGGCTAATCGGGCCAAACGGTGCTGGGAAAACTACTATTATCAACATAATCTCCGGGTTTATTAGGCCTGATACAGGGAAGATCCTCTTTAATGGCGAAGATATAACCGGTTTTTCGCCTGAAAAAGTCGCTCGTCTCGGTGTTTTACGCACTTTTCAGCACGTGCAAATCTTTAAAGACCTTACTGTTTTGGAAAACGTCTTGCTTGGTTTTAGCAGACATCTTAAGCGCCGTCTCTGGCACGATTTATTTTCCCTGTCTTTAGCCAGGAAAGAAGAAGCGGCCTTTCATGAAGAAGCGTTTAATATCCTAGAGCTTTGCGGATTAAAGGATAAAAGTGGATTCCCTTCCCACACGTTGCCCTATGGGGAACAGCGTCGGGTGGTGCTTGCGCGGGCGCTTGCCGCTAAACCCGAACTACTCCTTCTTGATGAGCCAGCAGCAGGGCTTTCTGCTACGGAAAACAAAGAACTGGTTTCCCTTTTGAAAAAACTAAAAGCAAAGGGGCAGAGCCTTCTCATAGTTGACCATGACGTAGAGCTTATCTGGGAACTTTGTGACCGGGTGATCGTCCTTGCTTTTGGCGAAATTATCGCCGAAGGCCCCCCTGCGCACGTGCGCCAAAATCCTCGCGTTATCGAAGCCTACTTAGGAGAGTCTTTTTCTTGA
- a CDS encoding nitroreductase family protein — MERPTSENPVLEAIYARRSVRDYTEEEIPRKTIYEIIRAGTWAPSGLNNQPWRFVIVADQDLREKLAELTRYGEIIKRAPVVIAVFVDKDAMYHEVKDHQAMGACIQNMLLAAHALGLGAVWLGEILKNADQVRNILGLPENLELMAVVAIGHPKRRDQKSSRKPIEEVIIKECW; from the coding sequence ATGGAGAGACCAACCTCTGAGAACCCTGTACTTGAAGCCATTTACGCCCGCAGAAGCGTTAGGGACTATACCGAAGAAGAAATCCCCCGTAAGACTATTTATGAGATCATCAGGGCAGGTACCTGGGCGCCATCTGGTTTAAACAACCAGCCATGGCGCTTTGTAATCGTTGCAGACCAGGATTTACGTGAAAAGCTGGCAGAGCTTACCCGCTATGGGGAAATTATCAAAAGGGCTCCGGTAGTTATAGCGGTCTTCGTTGACAAAGATGCCATGTATCACGAAGTAAAAGACCACCAGGCTATGGGCGCCTGTATTCAAAATATGCTCCTGGCTGCCCATGCCTTGGGCCTCGGAGCAGTGTGGCTTGGTGAAATTCTAAAAAATGCGGATCAAGTACGAAATATCCTTGGCCTGCCTGAAAACTTAGAACTTATGGCAGTGGTCGCCATTGGCCATCCTAAAAGGCGTGACCAAAAAAGTTCGCGTAAACCAATTGAAGAAGTAATTATCAAGGAGTGCTGGTAA
- a CDS encoding DUF4390 domain-containing protein, with protein MKKFALLVLTIFFLLKASYALALSLENVSLSTEANYLVCSWELKDIPIEKLDETLHHGIPVRLQFEIIIEKIRRFWWDETLLHHLVLREIYYDAVKNVYNVQFVGISSAPRAFSSLEEALNVAACAQNLPLLPANLIEPGAFYRLKIKATIIQRISPNLPSRVLRIIFKGGKIESDWKIIRFRFSN; from the coding sequence TTGAAAAAATTCGCTCTTCTGGTGCTGACCATATTTTTCCTGCTAAAAGCATCTTATGCCCTGGCCCTATCTTTGGAAAATGTGAGCTTAAGCACTGAAGCCAATTATCTGGTATGTTCATGGGAATTAAAAGACATACCCATCGAAAAACTCGATGAAACCCTGCACCACGGCATCCCGGTGCGTTTACAATTTGAAATTATTATCGAAAAAATTAGACGCTTCTGGTGGGATGAGACCCTTCTTCATCATCTAGTTTTACGCGAAATTTATTACGATGCGGTCAAAAACGTTTATAACGTTCAGTTCGTAGGAATAAGCAGTGCCCCCAGGGCTTTTTCCTCTCTTGAAGAAGCCTTAAATGTAGCCGCTTGTGCCCAAAATCTACCCCTCTTACCCGCAAACCTCATTGAACCCGGGGCTTTCTATCGTCTGAAGATAAAAGCCACCATTATTCAAAGAATCTCCCCCAATCTTCCTTCTCGTGTCTTACGTATAATTTTCAAAGGCGGTAAAATTGAATCAGACTGGAAAATAATTCGATTCAGATTTTCTAATTAG
- a CDS encoding spermine/spermidine synthase domain-containing protein yields MTIMEDSLPTEALGIKLMIGEPIQKDFFYVYHGHIIHSEGGAQTIYVMDHPFWGRILFLNGTLQFTTRDEFIYHEALIHIPVQARPEGTIKKVLICGGGDFGAARELLKYHDIEEVIIADIDPHVPEIVKEYFPGLLPKEDPRLKLLVTDAYKLVEEMVAQGKQFDLIIIDSTDPDISPEGQTIELSHSLFSQEFHELLKKLAPNGLIVQQAATPFTMKNVLAWTYQTFVAVYGKEDVYCYRADIPSFGGDNAYILRCPGDSPVEPKRDEIENTKYYTHEVHRASFALPKFWQEALK; encoded by the coding sequence ATGACCATTATGGAAGATTCTTTGCCCACAGAGGCTTTAGGTATCAAACTGATGATAGGAGAGCCCATCCAGAAAGATTTTTTCTACGTGTATCACGGTCATATTATCCATTCAGAAGGAGGAGCCCAAACAATCTACGTTATGGATCATCCCTTCTGGGGACGAATTCTTTTCTTAAACGGCACCTTACAATTCACAACGCGTGATGAGTTTATTTATCATGAGGCCCTCATCCACATTCCCGTACAGGCCAGGCCCGAAGGAACCATTAAAAAAGTACTCATTTGCGGTGGCGGAGATTTCGGGGCCGCCCGTGAACTCCTTAAGTACCACGATATCGAAGAGGTCATCATTGCCGATATCGACCCTCATGTTCCAGAAATCGTAAAAGAATATTTCCCTGGACTCCTTCCTAAAGAAGATCCAAGACTCAAACTTTTGGTAACAGACGCTTATAAGCTGGTAGAAGAAATGGTCGCGCAAGGAAAACAGTTTGATCTAATTATTATTGACTCTACCGACCCTGATATTTCCCCTGAAGGGCAAACCATAGAACTCTCGCATTCCCTTTTCAGCCAGGAGTTTCATGAACTCCTTAAAAAGCTTGCCCCCAATGGTCTTATAGTCCAGCAAGCCGCAACTCCTTTTACTATGAAAAACGTCCTCGCCTGGACTTACCAGACTTTTGTCGCGGTCTATGGCAAAGAAGACGTTTATTGCTACCGTGCTGATATACCTTCTTTTGGTGGGGACAACGCTTATATTTTGCGGTGTCCGGGAGATTCACCTGTTGAACCCAAAAGAGATGAAATAGAAAACACCAAATACTACACCCATGAGGTCCACCGGGCTTCGTTTGCATTACCTAAATTCTGGCAGGAGGCGTTGAAGTAA
- a CDS encoding sensor histidine kinase, which translates to MPLLKEQERRKRRRELIIAFFAFVLLGILSLVEIKTFRELPSSEVNLLAYILLQVNAILLLVVGFLVVRNLLKLFFDSPRGRFAERLRTRIAIAFIFLALIPTIFLFLVSFKFIETSLDFWFSSNLDRSLQEALFEAQSIYQEKERELAVKAENFINGYLEKTDRLRAKNLRYWRKHLNLDSLEVYAPSGKLLKASYRYQIAAGIGVPPSILAKVFEEESATSEITRLKDKVLLRVFIPASYHKQKVAVACGVFLDPSIEKLINEVGKGIETYQQLKFFKDPLKSSLILILLLITLLTIFVAIWFGMRFAKRLTEPVHALAEATQQIAEGNFDVSLPEESADEVGQLVRAFRRMTQELKEYRQKVEETTAALHETNKELMRRTWYLETVLANITAGVIALDNQGKITIINRMAAKLLGAHPSRLIGHQIEKLLPEEYFEIAQEMLAQAKSSPQKIVQRPLRVEIGGKALTLLVTITLLESNAGENLGYLCLLEDITEKERIQRLAAWREVARRIAHEVKNPLTPIQLSAQRLRRRLKDKLPKGEQEILERCTTTIEKQVDELKHLVNEFSTFARLPSLKAEKGDLSLIVKEVVDLYRDGHPGILFQVETSGDTEALFDREQMKRVFLNLFDNAIRAMPNGGTITVKVCGENGSVHIEVKDTGEGIPTEIRGRIFEPYFSANGGSGLGLAIVNSIIQEHRGKIWIEDNHPSGAKFVIEIPKGL; encoded by the coding sequence ATGCCTCTTCTAAAAGAACAAGAAAGACGTAAAAGGCGCCGCGAATTAATCATTGCCTTTTTTGCCTTCGTTTTGCTTGGGATTCTTTCTCTGGTTGAGATTAAGACCTTCCGCGAACTGCCTTCAAGCGAGGTCAACTTATTGGCCTATATCCTGCTTCAAGTGAATGCCATTTTGCTACTGGTTGTAGGCTTCCTGGTGGTACGAAACCTCCTTAAGTTATTTTTTGATTCCCCTAGAGGACGCTTTGCCGAACGATTGCGAACCCGTATTGCCATTGCCTTTATTTTTCTGGCCCTAATTCCCACTATCTTTCTTTTCCTGGTATCTTTTAAGTTCATTGAAACAAGCCTTGATTTTTGGTTCAGCAGTAATCTTGACCGCAGCTTACAAGAAGCCCTTTTTGAAGCCCAATCCATCTACCAGGAAAAAGAACGTGAGCTTGCTGTTAAAGCAGAAAATTTTATAAATGGGTACCTTGAGAAGACCGACCGCTTGAGAGCCAAAAATCTTCGTTACTGGCGCAAACATCTAAATCTCGACTCTCTGGAAGTTTATGCTCCCTCGGGAAAACTACTTAAAGCCTCATACCGGTACCAAATAGCAGCGGGCATCGGTGTTCCCCCGAGTATTTTGGCCAAAGTTTTTGAAGAAGAAAGCGCCACCAGCGAAATAACACGCCTTAAAGACAAGGTCTTGTTAAGGGTTTTTATCCCTGCCTCTTATCACAAACAAAAAGTCGCCGTTGCTTGCGGGGTCTTTCTTGATCCAAGCATAGAAAAACTTATAAACGAAGTAGGAAAAGGCATTGAAACTTACCAACAACTCAAGTTCTTCAAGGATCCGCTCAAATCTTCGCTAATTCTAATTTTGCTCCTGATAACTCTCCTAACGATATTTGTAGCAATTTGGTTTGGTATGCGTTTTGCCAAAAGACTAACTGAACCGGTACACGCCCTGGCCGAGGCCACCCAGCAAATTGCAGAAGGAAACTTCGACGTCTCACTTCCTGAAGAAAGTGCCGACGAAGTAGGGCAACTTGTAAGAGCCTTCAGACGCATGACCCAGGAACTCAAAGAGTATCGCCAAAAGGTAGAAGAAACCACGGCAGCGCTCCACGAAACCAACAAAGAGCTCATGCGGCGCACTTGGTATCTGGAAACCGTGCTGGCAAACATCACTGCCGGGGTGATAGCGCTTGATAACCAAGGGAAAATAACCATCATTAATCGCATGGCGGCTAAACTCCTTGGAGCACATCCTTCGCGCTTAATTGGCCACCAAATAGAAAAACTGCTTCCAGAAGAATATTTTGAAATCGCCCAAGAAATGCTTGCCCAGGCCAAGAGCTCACCTCAAAAGATCGTCCAGCGCCCTTTAAGGGTAGAGATTGGCGGAAAAGCCTTGACCCTGCTGGTTACGATCACACTGCTTGAATCAAACGCTGGCGAGAACCTGGGCTATCTCTGTCTGCTTGAGGATATCACCGAAAAAGAGCGCATCCAGCGCCTGGCAGCCTGGCGAGAGGTAGCCCGTCGCATTGCCCATGAGGTCAAAAACCCTCTGACCCCTATTCAGCTTTCTGCCCAACGCTTGCGCCGCCGTCTAAAGGATAAACTTCCCAAAGGAGAGCAAGAAATACTTGAGCGCTGTACCACTACCATTGAAAAACAAGTGGACGAACTAAAGCACCTGGTGAACGAATTTTCTACCTTCGCACGCCTTCCCTCCCTTAAAGCTGAAAAAGGAGACCTAAGTCTCATTGTAAAAGAAGTGGTTGACCTTTATCGTGATGGGCATCCAGGAATCCTTTTTCAGGTGGAAACAAGTGGCGACACCGAGGCACTTTTTGACAGAGAACAAATGAAGCGGGTATTTTTAAACCTCTTTGATAATGCCATCCGTGCTATGCCTAACGGCGGGACCATAACGGTAAAAGTGTGTGGGGAAAACGGCTCAGTGCATATTGAAGTAAAAGATACTGGTGAAGGGATTCCAACTGAAATCCGCGGAAGGATTTTTGAGCCATATTTTTCCGCCAACGGCGGAAGCGGCCTTGGCCTTGCCATCGTAAATTCCATTATACAGGAACACCGTGGCAAAATATGGATAGAAGATAATCATCCCTCAGGGGCAAAATTCGTTATCGAAATACCTAAAGGCTTATGA
- a CDS encoding DUF6955 family protein, with protein sequence MGEYFIVVLLDDNRMEKIRGTGLEENIKYMFGGELRLIEVPVNEELKNKILQEFDTARVDSRGAITDLPVAFMRELFNQIVEKKSLGPEVIEAVLQKVDEIKEAAAKESEYLPPPEID encoded by the coding sequence ATGGGTGAATATTTCATTGTCGTGCTTTTAGACGATAACCGGATGGAAAAAATCCGGGGAACCGGTTTAGAGGAAAATATAAAATACATGTTCGGAGGGGAGCTTCGTCTTATCGAAGTTCCGGTAAACGAAGAGCTTAAGAATAAGATTTTGCAGGAGTTTGACACCGCACGGGTAGACTCCCGTGGTGCTATTACCGACTTGCCGGTGGCTTTCATGAGGGAGCTTTTCAACCAGATCGTAGAGAAGAAATCCCTTGGTCCTGAGGTTATTGAAGCAGTGCTCCAGAAGGTTGACGAAATCAAAGAAGCTGCTGCTAAGGAATCAGAGTATCTTCCTCCTCCAGAAATAGACTAG